Proteins encoded by one window of uncultured Celeribacter sp.:
- a CDS encoding peptidylprolyl isomerase produces the protein MTEVKSGDKVRIHYTGTLADGTVFDSSEGRDPLEFEVGSGQIIPGMDKHLPGMTVGEKKTIVAVADEAYGQRHPDAQQAVPRAQIPAEIPLEVGLQLQMQSPQGQVIPVTVVEVTDEEVTLDANHRLAGEDLTFAIELVEIV, from the coding sequence ATGACCGAAGTTAAATCGGGCGACAAAGTACGCATTCACTACACCGGCACGCTGGCGGACGGCACCGTCTTCGACAGCTCCGAGGGCCGCGACCCGCTGGAATTCGAAGTTGGCTCCGGCCAGATCATTCCGGGCATGGACAAGCACCTGCCGGGCATGACCGTGGGCGAAAAGAAAACCATCGTCGCCGTCGCCGACGAGGCCTATGGCCAGCGTCACCCGGACGCCCAACAGGCCGTGCCGCGCGCGCAGATCCCGGCGGAGATTCCGCTCGAGGTGGGCCTTCAGCTTCAGATGCAGAGCCCGCAGGGCCAGGTGATCCCCGTCACCGTCGTCGAAGTGACCGACGAGGAAGTGACGCTCGACGCCAACCACCGTCTGGCCGGCGAAGACCTGACCTTTGCCATCGAGCTGGTGGAAATCGTTTAA